The proteins below are encoded in one region of Apodemus sylvaticus chromosome 13, mApoSyl1.1, whole genome shotgun sequence:
- the LOC127663805 gene encoding protocadherin beta-14, which yields METSLHKAPEKRQVTAIIFLLLLWEAGSATVKYSVLEETDRGSLVGNLAKDLGLSLRELVFRGAQILSKGNKQLLQLEQKSGNLLLKEKLDREELCGSTNPCILHFQVLLKNPVQFIQGEIELQDVNDHAPEFMEDEILLKILESSHPGAVFPLKIAQDLDVGSNTVQNYTISTNPHFHLLTRNHSDGRKYPELVLDKALDREEQAQIRLTLTALDSGSPPKTGTTQVVIVVLDINDNAPEFAQGLYEVQVQENSPVGSLVITVSARDLDAGTHGELSYSLFQSSNQVLRAFEINIITGEIRVRKLLDFEEIQSYRMEIEATDGGGLSGKCTVVINVTDINDNAPELIMSLLISDIPENSPETVVAVFGISDPDSGDNGKMVCSIQDHLPFLLKPNEENFYTLVTERALDRESKAKYNITITVSDLGTPRLTTQHTITVQVSDINDNAPTFTQTSYTLFIHENNSPALHIGTMSATDSDSGSNAHITYSLLTPQDPQLDLDSLISINADNGQLFALRAMDYEALQAFEFHVGATDGGSPVLSSQALVHVVVLDDNDNAPFVLYPMQNASAPCTELLPRAAEPGYLITKVVAVDRDSGQNAWLSFQLLKATEPGLFSVWAHNGEVRTTRLLSERDVPKHRLVLLVKDNGDPPRSASVTLHVVLVDGFSQPYLPLPEVARNPAHDEDALTLYLVVALASVSSLFLLSVLLFVGVRLCRRARAALLGGCSVPEGHFPGHLVDVSGAGTLSQSYQYEVCLTGGTGTNEFKFLKPVLPNFLNEGGYRNTEENSNFRDCLGFS from the coding sequence ATGGAGACATCACTTCACAAGGCACCAGAGAAAAGGCAAGTGACCGCCATTATCTTTCTGTTACTGCTATGGGAGGCAGGTAGTGCAACCGTTAAGTATTCTGTTctagaggagacagacaggggcTCTTTGGTGGGGAACCTAGCAAAAGATTTAGGGCTGAGTTTAAGGGAGTTGGTCTTCAGGGGCGCCCAGATTCTTTCCAAAGGGAACAAACAGCTCCTGCAGCTGGAGCAGAAGAGTGGAAATTTGCTCCTGAAAGAAAAATTGGATCGAGAGGAGTTATGTGGGAGCACCAACCCGTGTATCCTACATTTCCAGGTGTTACTAAAAAACCCAGTGCAATTTATTCAAGGGGAAATAGAGCTTCAAGATGTAAATGATCACGCCCCAGAATTCATGGAAGATGAAATTCTCCTTAAAATCCTGGAGAGCAGCCATCCAGGTGCTGTGTTTCCGTTGAAAATAGCTCAAGATTTGGATGTAGGAAGCAACACGGTTCAGAACTATACAATCAGCACCAACCCCCATTTCCACCTTCTCACCCGAAATCACAGCGATGGCAGGAAATATCCAGAGCTGGTGCTAGACAAAGCACTGGACCGGGAGGAACAGGCACAGATTAGATTAACACTCACAGCTCTGGACAGTGGGTCACCTCCCAAAACTGGGACTACCCAGGTTGTCATTGTGGTCCTGGACATTAATGACAATGCCCCTGAATTTGCCCAAGGGCTCTATGAGGTACAGGTTCAAGAGAACAGTCCTGTGGGTTCCCTTGTCATCACTGTATCCGCAAGAGATTTAGATGCTGGGACACACGGAGAACTCTCCTATTCACTTTTTCAATCTTCAAATCAAGTTCTTCGGGCTTTTGAAATAAATATCATCACTGGAGAAATTAGAGTAAGAAAACTGTTGGACTTTGAGGAAATTCAGTCTTACCGCATGGAAATCGAGGCCACTGATGGGGGAGGCCTTTCAGGAAAATGCACAGTAGTAATAAATGTGACGGATATAAATGACAACGCTCCTGAACTCATCATGTCATTACTCATCAGCGATATTCCAGAAAACTCCCCTGAAACTGTGGTCGCGGTTTTTGGAATTTCAGATCCAGACTCTGGAGACAATGGGAAAATGGTGTGCTCCATCCAAGaccatcttcccttcctcttgAAACCTAATGAAGAAAACTTCTACACGTTGGTAACTGAAAGAGCACTGGACAGAGAGAGCAAAGCTAAATACAACATCACCATCACTGTCTCAGACCTGGGCACACCCAGGCTCACAACCCAGCACACCATAACAGTGCAGGTGTCTGACATCAACGACAACGCCCCCACCTTCACCCAAACCTCCTACACCCTGTTCATCCACGAGAACAACAGCCCCGCCCTGCACATAGGCACCATGAGTGCCACAGACTCAGACTCAGGTTCCAATGCCCACATCACCTACTCACTGCTGACACCCCAAGACCCACAGCTGGACCTCGACTCGCTCATCTCCATCAATGCAGACAATGGGCAGCTGTTCGCTCTCAGGGCGATGGACTACGAGGCCCTGCAGGCCTTCGAGTTCCATGTGGGCGCCACAGACGGAGGCTCTCCTGTGCTCAGCAGCCAGGCTCTAGTGCACGTGGTGGTGCTGGACGACAATGACAATGCGCCCTTCGTGCTCTACCCGATGCAGAACGCCTCTGCACCCTGCACTGAGCTGCTGCCCAGGGCGGCGGAACCTGGATACCTGATCACCAAGGTGGTGGCTGTGGACCGCGACTCTGGCCAGAATGCCTGGCTGTCCTTCCAGCTGCTCAAGGCCACGGAGCCCGGGCTGTTCAGCGTGTGGGCGCACAATGGCGAGGTGCGCACCACCAGGCTGCTGAGTGAGCGCGATGTGCCCAAGCACAGGCTGGTGCTGCTGGTCAAGGACAATGGCGACCCTCCGCGCTCTGCCAGTGTCACTCTGCACGTGGTGCTCGTGGATGGCTTCTCTCagccctacctgcctctgccagagGTGGCGCGCAATCCTGCGCACGATGAGGACGCCCTAACACTCTACTTGGTCGTTGCCTTGGCATCtgtgtcttctctcttcctcctgtctgtGCTGCTGTTTGTGGGAGTGAGGCTGTGCAGGAGGGCCAGGGCGGCCTTGCTGGGTGGCTGCTCGGTGCCTGAGGGACACTTTCCTGGCCACCTGGTGGATGTCAGTGGTGCTGGGACCCTGTCCCAGAGCTACCAATATGAGGTGTGTCTGACAGGAGGGACTGGAACAAATGAGTTTAAATTTCTTAAACCAGTACTCCCCAACTTCTTGAATGAAGGAGGTTACAGGAACACGGAGGAGAATTCCAATTTTAGGGATTGTCTGGGGTTTAGCTAA